CACTAGACACATTAGCAAAATTCTGCAAACCCATTTCAATATTTCCAAGATTCTTATCATTAAGTAATTGATTAAACCGCTCCAAACTCGTTTCTAATTGTGCCATTACATTCTCAGCCTTAGAACTCACCTGCTCAATCCAATTTTCCTTAAAACCCAAAATTGCCTTTTGTGATTGACTAAAAGGCTTACCTTTTCCTTGAATTAGAGTTAAAAAATTACCACCTGTTAAGCCTTGTGATTGCACCGCTACTTTACTACCTTCATTTAGTATAATTTCCTTTTGAACCCACACCACAATCTCCACTTCATTTCCGCTTAATTGATAATGCCTAACAAACCCAACGGGCAATCCTAAATATTTCACAGGAGTTTCTACTCTAATGCCATTAGGAAGCTCTTTATTATAAATATAATACTCATTATATTCGCTTAGATTTCTATCGTATTTACCCATCCAAAAAATAAATCCCGCTAAAGCCAACAGAACCGCGATAAAAAATACTCCAAGTAATACATAATTTAATCGTGTCTCCATTCTCTTCCCTTAAATTTGATACAAAAATAAATCTAGCGAATTAGTTTGGGCTCTTAGCTCTTCTAAACTGCCTTGAAAAAAAACTTTTTTATCCTTTAAAACCACCATTCTATCCACAACCCCCTTAACACTCTCCATATCGTGCGTTACCATTACAATACTAATTCCAAGCAAATCTCTAAGCTCTTTAATGAGTGCATCAAAATGCCTTGCACTCTTAGGATCTAATCCGCTTGTTGGTTCATCCAAAAAAAGAATCTTTGGGCTAAGACTTAAGGCTCTAGCTAAACCAACGCGTTTCACCATTCCTCCGCTTAACTCACTAGGATAAAGCCTAGCAACTTCAGGATTCAACCCTACTCTTGTTAGCCAAAAATACGCCAAATTCTCTCTGTCTTGTTTGTCAAATTTTGTGTATTCGCACAAAGGCAAAGTAAGATTATCTAATACATTAAGAGAGCTAAATAACGCTCCAAATTGAAACAACACTCCAAAATTTAATTTCATCGCTAAAGTTTCTTTAGCATCCAACCCCCAAATTTCTTTACCCAAAATCCTAACTTCTCCACTAATAGGTTTTTTAAGAAAAATCATTGTATTTAAAAGTGTGCTTTTACCGCTCCCACTACCCCCCAAAAGTGCAAAAATATCGCGAGAATATACTTCAAAGCTCACTCCATCGTGAATAATATTCTTGCCATATCCCGTGCAAAGATTTTTAATTTGTATTAAACTCTCCATTTACCAGCCCATCTCTGTAAAAACCACCGAACAAAGCGCATCAAAAGCAATCACCAAAAAAATGGATTCCACCACACTCTTAGTCGTATGCACTCCAATACTACGCGTATCCTTAGCCACAATAAATCCGTGAAAACAACCAACAAAAGAAATAATCAAGCCAAAAAATGGAGCTTTAGCGATCCCTACCCAAAAATGCCGCATATCCACCACCTGCAAAAATCGCTCCACAAACTGCTCAGTGCCAATTCCAAGCTGTAATTGACACACCAACATAGCCCCCAAAAGCCCAAACAAATCAGCAATAAAAACCACCAAAGGCAAAACCAAACAAAGTGCCAACATACGAGGCAAAACCAAAAAGGTAATTGGATCAAATCCCATAACACGCATTGCATCAATTTCTTGAGTTGCCCTCATCATTCCAATCTCTGCACTAAAAGCAGATGCACTCCGCCCTGCAATGATAATTGCTGTAATAATTGGTGCCATTTCTC
This portion of the Helicobacter canadensis MIT 98-5491 genome encodes:
- a CDS encoding ABC transporter ATP-binding protein, which translates into the protein MESLIQIKNLCTGYGKNIIHDGVSFEVYSRDIFALLGGSGSGKSTLLNTMIFLKKPISGEVRILGKEIWGLDAKETLAMKLNFGVLFQFGALFSSLNVLDNLTLPLCEYTKFDKQDRENLAYFWLTRVGLNPEVARLYPSELSGGMVKRVGLARALSLSPKILFLDEPTSGLDPKSARHFDALIKELRDLLGISIVMVTHDMESVKGVVDRMVVLKDKKVFFQGSLEELRAQTNSLDLFLYQI
- a CDS encoding MlaD family protein, which produces METRLNYVLLGVFFIAVLLALAGFIFWMGKYDRNLSEYNEYYIYNKELPNGIRVETPVKYLGLPVGFVRHYQLSGNEVEIVVWVQKEIILNEGSKVAVQSQGLTGGNFLTLIQGKGKPFSQSQKAILGFKENWIEQVSSKAENVMAQLETSLERFNQLLNDKNLGNIEMGLQNFANVSSELYWVLKDARAEIRNIGEVRARLDEDLKQGDYNLRLILTPLLFNLEQNSKSLQKILQEGNEILDDFRDSPSGFLFHSTKQKLGPRE